Proteins encoded by one window of Centroberyx gerrardi isolate f3 chromosome 21, fCenGer3.hap1.cur.20231027, whole genome shotgun sequence:
- the LOC139913942 gene encoding excitatory amino acid transporter 3-like, protein MNDIELAIAGVVLVVIIKPGVSYEVGGDESDDSQGGISTVDALMDLIRNMIPDNLVEATFLQYKTERKYFEIAADENVSDMGIGPENVTYDIRVVGETVSGMNIVGLIIFCIIFGVIIGELGEEGKALLDLFISLNKATKRLVDLVLAYMPLGILFLIAGKIVEIGDWHVIEKLGLFMVTVLMGLFIHATMVLPGIYYFFLKTNPYHYIWGMAPALLTAIFVSSSSATLPLTFQCCERVNKIDRRITRFMLPVGVTINMDGTALYEGVAALFIAQLNEISLSMGQLLTIGVSAAASSFGSSGIPAAGAVSTLLVLTSVDLPVRDVGLLIGLEWILDRCCTCVNVLGDSIGVAIVQSLSKRELDNMDMARTSTEDTDEERDNGAENLPQQL, encoded by the exons ATGAATGACATTGAACTTGCCATCGCAGGTGTTGTATTGGTAGTGATCATCAAGCCTGGTGTATCTTACGAAGTCGGAGGGGACGAATCAGATGACAGCCAGGGCGGCATCTCCACAGTGGACGCCTTAATGGATCTGATAAG GAACATGATACCTGACAATCTAGTTGAGGCAACCTTCCTACAG TACAAGACGGAACGGAAGTACTTTGAGATTGCAGCTGATGAAAACGTTTCTGATATGGGAATTGGAcctgag aACGTCACCTACGATATCCGAGTTGTGGGAGAGACTGTCTCAGGAATGAATATCGTGGGCCTGATCATCTTCTGTATCATATTTGGTGTGATCATTGGAGAGctaggagaggaagggaaagccCTTCTGGACCTGTTCATCTCTCTCAACAAAGCTACTAAGAGATTGGTTGACCTTGTTCTGGC CTACATGCCATTGGGAATATTATTCCTGATCGCTGGAAAGATCGTAGAGATTGGTGACTGGCATGTTATTGAAAAACTTGGGCTGTTTATGGTGACCGTTCTGATGGG GCTATTCATTCATGCCACAATGGTCCTCCCAGGaatctattatttttttctaaaaactAACCCATATCACTACATATGGGGAATGGCTCCTGCCTTGCTGACTGCTATTTTCGTCTCATCCAG CTCTGCAACGCTGCCGTTGACTTTCCAGTGTTGTGAGAGGGTCAACAAGATAGACAGGAGAATCACCCGCTTCATGTTGCCAGTGGGTGTCACAATCAACATGGATGGAACGGCCCTTTATGAAGGCGTGGCAGCACTGTTCATCGCACAACTAAACGAGATCAGCCTTAGCATGGGCCAGTTACTTACCATTGG AGTATCAGCAGCTGCTTCCAGCTTTGGATCATCGGGGATCCCGGCTGCAGGAGCGGTGAGCACCTTACTGGTGCTGACTTCAGTGGACTTGCCTGTGCGGGATGTGGGCCTTCTGATTGGCCTGGAGTGGATTTT AGATCGTTGTTGCACCTGCGTCAACGTCCTTGGCGACTCCATCGGCGTGGCCATCGTGCAGAGTCTGTCCAAAAGGGAACTGGACAACATGGACATGGCACGGACATCGACGGAGGACACAGATGAAGAACGAGATAACGGCGCAGAGAATCTTCCCCAGCAGCTGTAA
- the LOC144543014 gene encoding CD59B glycoprotein-like — protein MKVFAFALLLLVAVTYGEALQCNNCVREAPDSGDCVETVETCPPEMDACAMINYPAPYENTFHKSCFKLIECLKLGVTQGLKVSCCTWDGCNK, from the exons ATGAAGGTCTTTGCTtttgctctcctgctcctggtGGCCGTCACCTATG GTGAGGCCCTGCAGTGCAACAACTGTGTCCGCGAGGCGCCCGATAGCGGAGATTGTGTAGAGACTGTGGAGACTTGTCCTCCAGAGATGGACGCCTGTGCCATGATTAACTACCCTGCCCCTTATG AAAACACCTTCCACAAGTCCTGCTTCAAGTTGATTGAGTGCCTGAAGCTGGGAGTTACTCAGGGTCTGAAGGTCAGCTGCTGCACCTGGGACGGCTGCAACAAATAA